The following proteins come from a genomic window of Mucinivorans hirudinis:
- a CDS encoding GTP-binding protein EngA, whose protein sequence is MIVAIVGRPNVGKSTLFNRMVGGRAAIVDATEGTTRDRHYGKTDWNGREFTVIDTGGFTVNSEDIFEKEICRQVEIAIQEADVVVFMVDVEVGITDLDQAMANILRRVKKPVIMVVNKVDNSARNLHSFEFYGLGLGEPFTVSSMSGSGTGEVMDAIVEALPNEKEQEIAVDEEGLEIKKVNVTLPRITVVGRPNVGKSSLTNALLGVQRNIVTPIAGTTRDAIDSYYNKFGYEFTLIDTAGLRKKQKVNEDLEFYSVLRSIRAIENSDVVIMMLDASNGDGVDAQDMNIFHLIVKNKKGCVIVINKWDLVENKQTNTARDFADNIKRKLAPFNDVPIIFTSVTDKQRIFDVVKSAMQVYENRKRRVPTSQLNEFILPIIEQTPPPAVKGKYIRIKYATMLPSPTPSFAFFVNLPQYIKDPYRRFLENKIRAQWDYTGCPLQIFFRQK, encoded by the coding sequence ATGATAGTTGCAATAGTAGGTCGCCCGAACGTGGGCAAATCAACACTTTTTAACAGAATGGTCGGAGGCAGAGCCGCAATCGTGGATGCCACCGAGGGAACCACGCGCGACCGTCACTACGGCAAAACAGACTGGAACGGACGCGAATTTACGGTTATCGACACGGGCGGTTTCACGGTCAATTCCGAGGATATTTTCGAAAAGGAGATTTGCCGCCAAGTCGAGATAGCAATCCAAGAGGCTGACGTAGTGGTCTTTATGGTTGACGTGGAGGTGGGTATCACAGACCTAGACCAAGCGATGGCAAACATTCTGCGCCGGGTGAAGAAACCGGTAATTATGGTTGTCAATAAGGTGGATAATTCGGCGCGCAATCTGCACAGCTTCGAGTTCTACGGACTCGGCTTAGGCGAACCGTTCACTGTTTCGTCGATGTCGGGTAGTGGTACGGGTGAGGTGATGGATGCCATTGTGGAGGCTCTCCCCAATGAAAAAGAGCAGGAGATAGCCGTAGACGAAGAGGGGTTAGAGATTAAAAAGGTAAACGTTACCTTGCCGCGCATTACCGTTGTCGGTCGTCCGAATGTTGGTAAAAGCTCGCTCACAAACGCCCTGCTTGGCGTTCAGAGAAACATTGTCACACCCATTGCCGGTACCACGCGCGATGCTATCGACTCATATTATAATAAGTTCGGCTACGAGTTTACTCTGATTGACACTGCCGGGCTGCGCAAAAAGCAGAAGGTAAATGAGGATTTAGAGTTCTATTCTGTGTTGCGCTCCATACGCGCCATAGAAAATAGTGATGTGGTGATTATGATGCTCGATGCCTCGAACGGGGATGGGGTTGATGCTCAGGATATGAATATTTTTCACCTGATAGTGAAAAATAAAAAGGGGTGCGTTATCGTTATCAACAAGTGGGACTTGGTGGAGAACAAGCAGACCAACACGGCGCGCGATTTTGCCGATAATATCAAACGCAAACTTGCACCCTTCAATGATGTGCCTATTATCTTCACCAGTGTTACGGATAAGCAACGAATTTTCGATGTTGTAAAGAGCGCGATGCAGGTTTACGAGAATCGTAAACGACGCGTTCCCACTTCACAACTCAACGAATTTATTTTGCCCATCATCGAGCAGACACCACCACCTGCCGTAAAGGGTAAATACATACGTATAAAGTATGCAACAATGCTCCCATCCCCCACCCCATCGTTTGCTTTTTTTGTCAACCTGCCCCAATATATAAAAGACCCCTATCGCCGCTTTTTAGAGAATAAAATCCGCGCACAGTGGGATTATACGGGATGCCCATTGCAAATATTTTTTAGGCAGAAATAA
- a CDS encoding Beta-galactosidase, translated as MKKLLIAALAIFGIDASAQLVRPEWQDEKVVAVNKEQPRSFLMSYHNRDIAAKGDYTKSEYYLALNGMWKFAYFDDHKKRPLDFYKPTYDVSRWDNIKVPGNWERQGYGTAIYTNHSYEFQPRDPNPPVLPNAVPVGLYRTTFDIPISWLSRDVYLHLGGVKSGTYVYVNGQKVGYSEDSKSAAEFCLNKYLKDGQNTLALEVFRWSTGSYLECQDFWRISGIERDVYIYSQPKTRIEDYYVTQTLDENYTNGLFKIDMCVINNFNLPSGYIQVWYELEDMQGNLVDYSYAELEMEPNARDTVRLERTIKNVRKWSAEDPQLYNLILKIKKGGVFIEYITQKIGFRTSEVRGNQYLVNGKPVFIKGVNYHEHDEVTGHYVSEETLRKDMELMKKMNINAIRLSHYPQQRRFYELADEYGFYVCNEANIESHGMYYDLHRGGSLGNNPDWLTAHMERTRNMYYQSKNYPCVMFWSLGNEAGNGYNFYQTYLWLKSVDTTRPVQYERAILEWNTDIFCPQYPDAETLREWGIMKTDRPYIASEYAHAMGNSTGNFRDLWEMIYKYPNLQGGFIWDWVDQGFLETHEDGTEYWAYGGDYGVRSPSDGNFLCNGLVNPDRTPHPAATEVKKVHQYIQFRAVDLGKGQFEVRNIYDFTNLDKYLIKYSIRANEKVVKEGVLNLALKPGETKVVTLPVAELKPAVGVEYFVNFTAALKANDGLLKKGWVVANDQFEMPIKSEKTQYTTKGSVKITQDSEYIMVANSRFALALNKETGFLDTYNVNGQEYIADDFGLRPNFWRAMTDNDFGSGMQKHVLVWRKPSKSLKVSSMNVEQSGENALVTAQYSLPENCSLTITYKVYPSGVVNVGYKFKGYPQSKSHIPRLGMRMRIPAAMETLEYFGRGPEENYTDRKYGTEVGRWKTSALAAGFDYVRPQENGHRTDTRWLLLTKGTKGAGLLIEADKLLEFNALRNSVEDFDAEDSDKDYQWNNFCQGEKNNPAYAKWEMRKQTHINDVTPRNYVEVCLDKRQMGLGGDDSWYSRPYPKYMINAYESFDWGFTLIPVRNAAEAEKMTGRKY; from the coding sequence ATGAAAAAACTATTAATCGCAGCATTAGCCATATTTGGAATAGATGCTTCTGCCCAGTTGGTCAGACCCGAGTGGCAGGACGAAAAGGTGGTAGCGGTAAATAAAGAGCAACCGCGCTCATTTTTGATGAGTTATCATAACCGAGACATAGCCGCCAAGGGTGACTACACCAAATCGGAGTACTACCTAGCGCTTAATGGTATGTGGAAATTTGCATACTTTGACGACCACAAAAAACGCCCTTTGGATTTCTATAAACCCACCTATGATGTCAGTCGATGGGACAATATTAAAGTTCCCGGCAACTGGGAGCGTCAGGGCTATGGTACGGCAATTTACACAAACCACAGCTACGAGTTTCAGCCGCGCGACCCCAATCCTCCCGTGCTGCCCAATGCCGTGCCCGTGGGGCTATATCGCACAACTTTCGATATTCCCATTAGCTGGCTCAGCCGAGATGTTTACCTACATTTAGGAGGAGTCAAATCGGGCACTTACGTCTATGTAAATGGGCAGAAAGTCGGCTATTCTGAGGACTCTAAGAGCGCTGCGGAGTTCTGCTTGAATAAATATCTCAAAGACGGACAAAATACACTTGCGCTGGAGGTGTTTCGCTGGAGCACGGGCTCTTACCTTGAATGTCAGGACTTTTGGCGCATTAGCGGCATAGAACGCGATGTCTATATCTATTCACAACCAAAGACCCGTATAGAGGATTATTATGTTACTCAAACTCTGGACGAGAACTACACAAACGGTCTCTTCAAGATTGATATGTGCGTGATTAACAACTTCAATCTTCCGTCGGGTTATATTCAGGTGTGGTATGAATTGGAGGATATGCAGGGCAATTTGGTAGATTACTCTTATGCCGAGTTGGAGATGGAGCCAAACGCGCGTGACACGGTACGCTTGGAGCGTACAATAAAGAATGTACGCAAGTGGAGTGCCGAAGACCCGCAACTCTATAACCTGATTCTCAAAATCAAAAAAGGGGGAGTCTTCATCGAGTATATAACTCAAAAGATAGGCTTTCGCACAAGCGAAGTCAGGGGCAATCAATATCTTGTAAATGGCAAACCTGTCTTTATCAAGGGGGTGAACTATCACGAACACGACGAAGTTACCGGACACTACGTGAGCGAGGAGACCCTACGCAAGGATATGGAGTTGATGAAAAAGATGAATATCAACGCCATACGCCTATCCCACTATCCGCAGCAACGCCGTTTTTACGAGTTGGCTGACGAATACGGTTTTTATGTCTGCAACGAGGCTAATATCGAGTCACACGGTATGTATTACGACCTCCATCGTGGTGGCTCGCTGGGGAACAATCCCGACTGGCTAACGGCACATATGGAGCGCACCCGCAATATGTACTACCAAAGCAAGAACTACCCCTGCGTGATGTTCTGGTCATTGGGTAATGAGGCAGGAAACGGCTACAATTTTTATCAGACCTATCTCTGGCTCAAGTCAGTGGACACAACGCGTCCCGTACAGTATGAACGCGCTATTTTGGAGTGGAACACCGATATTTTCTGCCCGCAATATCCCGATGCCGAAACTCTGCGCGAATGGGGTATAATGAAGACCGACCGCCCATATATCGCCTCGGAATATGCCCACGCAATGGGTAACTCCACGGGCAACTTCCGTGATTTGTGGGAGATGATATACAAATACCCAAATCTCCAAGGGGGATTTATCTGGGACTGGGTAGACCAAGGTTTTTTAGAGACTCACGAAGATGGAACAGAATATTGGGCATATGGTGGTGATTATGGAGTGCGCTCGCCCTCGGATGGTAACTTCCTGTGCAACGGACTGGTAAACCCCGACCGCACACCCCACCCTGCCGCTACCGAGGTCAAAAAGGTGCACCAATATATTCAGTTCCGTGCCGTTGATTTGGGAAAAGGTCAATTTGAGGTTCGCAATATCTATGATTTCACCAATCTCGATAAGTACCTTATTAAATACAGCATCAGGGCTAACGAGAAGGTTGTGAAAGAGGGTGTTTTGAATCTCGCTCTAAAACCGGGCGAAACAAAAGTCGTAACCCTTCCCGTTGCCGAGTTGAAGCCCGCGGTAGGTGTCGAATATTTCGTAAACTTCACAGCAGCACTCAAGGCTAATGACGGTCTTCTGAAAAAAGGCTGGGTGGTTGCTAACGACCAATTTGAAATGCCAATCAAATCGGAGAAAACGCAATATACGACAAAGGGAAGTGTGAAAATAACTCAGGACAGCGAGTATATAATGGTGGCTAACAGCCGATTTGCCTTAGCCTTAAACAAGGAGACAGGCTTTTTGGATACCTATAACGTTAATGGGCAAGAGTACATTGCCGACGACTTCGGGCTGCGCCCCAACTTCTGGCGAGCAATGACCGACAACGACTTCGGCAGCGGAATGCAGAAACACGTACTTGTATGGCGTAAGCCGAGCAAATCGCTGAAAGTTAGCTCTATGAACGTTGAGCAGAGTGGCGAAAACGCCCTTGTCACTGCTCAATATAGTCTCCCCGAAAATTGCTCATTGACAATCACATACAAAGTATACCCTTCGGGGGTTGTAAATGTGGGCTATAAATTCAAGGGCTATCCACAGAGCAAGTCTCATATCCCGCGTCTTGGTATGCGTATGAGGATACCGGCGGCGATGGAGACGCTCGAGTATTTCGGACGCGGACCGGAAGAGAATTACACTGACCGCAAATACGGCACAGAGGTAGGACGCTGGAAGACAAGCGCCCTAGCCGCGGGATTCGACTATGTGCGCCCTCAGGAGAACGGACACCGCACCGACACACGCTGGCTACTTCTGACCAAAGGCACAAAAGGTGCAGGACTGTTGATTGAGGCAGATAAACTACTGGAGTTTAACGCACTGCGCAACTCAGTCGAAGATTTTGATGCCGAAGATTCCGACAAGGACTACCAATGGAACAACTTTTGTCAGGGCGAGAAAAACAATCCTGCATATGCCAAGTGGGAGATGCGAAAACAGACTCACATCAATGATGTTACGCCGCGTAATTATGTGGAGGTTTGCTTGGACAAACGGCAAATGGGGCTTGGGGGGGACGATAGTTGGTATTCGCGCCCATATCCTAAATATATGATAAATGCCTATGAGAGTTTCGATTGGGGCTTTACGCTGATTCCGGTGCGAAATGCAGCAGAAGCGGAAAAGATGACGGGAAGAAAATATTAG
- a CDS encoding NAD(FAD)-utilizing dehydrogenase, whose protein sequence is MFDIIVVGGGVAGLMAAGTAAERGLRVVLLEKMEKPARKLRITGKGRCNVTNTRPQKEFLEKVEQGADFVRFAFEQFDNRATINFFEKIGVPLIEERGGRVFPASGRAVDIAEALVNWCKRQGVDIRCNTKVIGIEGDFVVKSNRGEFRTKKVIITTGGVSYPLTGSTGDGYDFAYELGHEIVPLRPSLVPLQIDDIADYKKLQLRNVGVKLLINNIVSDEKFGDVDFTDVALSGATIIQLSRRVVDAIDFKKGVIIEIDLKPALSIEKLRGRIEREIESLRGATFKVLLQKLTPSSLHKKISRDTKININKPLGMFTENDTLTLIGVLKGLRFEVKDYRPYAEAIITAGGVSLDEIDERTMESKKVKGLYFAGEVMDVDCATGGYNIQMALSTAVLAAKNF, encoded by the coding sequence ATGTTCGATATAATAGTAGTAGGCGGCGGTGTTGCCGGATTGATGGCTGCCGGCACTGCTGCTGAGCGCGGCTTGCGGGTTGTATTGCTCGAAAAGATGGAGAAACCGGCTCGCAAACTCCGAATCACGGGCAAGGGACGGTGCAATGTAACCAATACTCGCCCACAGAAAGAGTTTTTAGAGAAGGTGGAGCAGGGCGCTGATTTTGTGCGATTTGCTTTTGAACAATTTGACAACCGCGCCACAATAAATTTCTTTGAAAAGATAGGCGTACCATTGATTGAGGAGCGAGGCGGAAGGGTCTTTCCGGCAAGCGGTCGCGCTGTGGATATAGCCGAGGCGCTGGTGAATTGGTGCAAACGTCAAGGGGTGGATATTCGCTGCAATACTAAAGTAATTGGCATCGAGGGAGATTTTGTTGTGAAGAGCAATAGGGGAGAATTTCGCACAAAAAAGGTTATAATAACCACGGGGGGAGTGAGTTATCCGCTGACAGGCAGCACTGGAGACGGCTACGATTTTGCATATGAATTGGGGCACGAAATTGTGCCGCTACGCCCCTCGCTTGTCCCCCTGCAAATTGACGATATTGCAGACTATAAAAAACTTCAACTGCGCAATGTAGGTGTCAAACTATTGATAAATAACATTGTTAGTGACGAAAAATTCGGAGATGTCGATTTCACGGATGTGGCACTGTCGGGTGCTACGATTATTCAGTTGAGCAGACGGGTTGTGGATGCAATAGACTTCAAAAAAGGGGTTATCATTGAGATAGATTTAAAGCCTGCTCTGTCCATCGAAAAATTACGGGGGAGGATTGAGCGTGAAATAGAGAGTTTGAGGGGTGCAACCTTCAAAGTCCTATTACAGAAGCTCACACCCTCATCGCTCCACAAAAAAATCTCCCGCGATACTAAAATAAATATAAACAAACCCCTTGGTATGTTCACCGAGAACGACACACTAACACTCATAGGCGTGCTAAAAGGGTTGAGGTTCGAGGTGAAGGATTATCGTCCTTATGCTGAGGCTATTATCACGGCTGGTGGCGTAAGTTTGGATGAGATTGATGAACGCACGATGGAGTCGAAAAAGGTGAAAGGGCTCTACTTTGCGGGCGAGGTGATGGATGTGGATTGTGCAACGGGCGGATACAATATCCAGATGGCTCTATCGACGGCGGTATTGGCGGCGAAAAATTTTTAG